A genomic region of Exiguobacterium sp. Helios contains the following coding sequences:
- a CDS encoding YbjN domain-containing protein yields MDQDRNSKDTNDNKVTPINQNSQPETNENGVTAVQQQYLEEFQAFLVEKGIPMEARENETHVFFMTQEKTPSGAEPMMMIVFSKTATDVELFARTITHVPDGVEDLPILNAINDFNQEFKYFRVVLDSDRDVTIASTIDLDHGFNPAAIFGHSVMMFQASDEVFAYLTKLYDQVQ; encoded by the coding sequence ATGGACCAGGATCGTAACTCGAAAGACACGAACGATAACAAAGTCACACCGATCAACCAAAACAGTCAGCCCGAAACAAATGAAAACGGGGTAACGGCTGTGCAACAACAATACCTTGAAGAATTCCAAGCTTTCTTAGTAGAAAAAGGCATTCCGATGGAAGCACGCGAAAATGAAACACACGTCTTCTTCATGACACAGGAAAAAACACCATCAGGCGCAGAACCGATGATGATGATCGTCTTCAGCAAAACGGCGACGGATGTCGAGTTATTCGCCCGTACAATCACACACGTGCCAGACGGTGTCGAAGATCTCCCAATCTTAAATGCGATCAATGACTTTAACCAAGAATTCAAATACTTCCGTGTTGTCCTCGACAGCGACCGTGATGTCACGATTGCTTCAACGATTGACCTCGATCACGGCTTTAATCCGGCAGCAATCTTCGGACACTCTGTCATGATGTTCCAAGCTTCCGACGAAGTATTTGCTTATCTTACGAAATTGTATGACCAAGTTCAGTAA
- a CDS encoding NAD-dependent epimerase/dehydratase family protein, which translates to MQIGITGGAGFIGAALALRLQASGHTVYVIDAFTDYYDVELKLTRAKQLQANGIDVFDGNVHEDLATWCASHSFAALFHLAALPGVPGSLTEPHRYIEDDIAMTVTVLETARTHGIPHVFFASSSSVYGEQTGALLEHQATGNVMSPYAAAKYSAETFCRTYQNLYDLNMTIFRFFTVYGPSGRPDMALFRFIEQALDGQAITVFGDPVRDFTYIDDITRGMEQALEANATGLFNLGANRPESVHDIAMLLGQRFNVPVISAPARPGDVSMTWSNTEAARQTFGYVPSFTLADGIERMITWHLERR; encoded by the coding sequence ATGCAAATCGGAATTACAGGAGGAGCCGGCTTTATCGGGGCGGCGCTTGCACTACGTCTTCAAGCAAGCGGTCACACCGTCTATGTCATCGATGCTTTTACCGACTATTATGATGTCGAATTGAAGCTGACACGGGCAAAGCAGTTACAGGCTAACGGGATTGACGTCTTTGACGGCAACGTCCACGAAGATTTGGCAACGTGGTGTGCCTCCCACTCGTTTGCTGCCCTGTTTCATTTGGCAGCATTGCCGGGTGTCCCGGGCTCTTTAACTGAACCCCATCGCTACATCGAAGATGACATCGCGATGACGGTGACTGTCCTCGAAACAGCTCGGACCCACGGTATTCCGCATGTGTTTTTTGCTTCCTCCTCTTCCGTTTACGGTGAACAGACCGGCGCCTTGCTTGAACATCAAGCGACGGGAAATGTGATGAGTCCTTACGCAGCAGCTAAGTACAGTGCGGAAACGTTTTGCCGGACCTATCAAAATCTGTATGACCTGAACATGACGATCTTCCGATTTTTCACGGTATATGGTCCGTCCGGTCGACCGGATATGGCATTGTTCCGCTTCATTGAACAAGCGTTGGACGGTCAAGCGATTACCGTTTTCGGCGATCCGGTCCGTGACTTCACCTATATCGATGACATTACCCGGGGCATGGAACAGGCGCTTGAAGCAAACGCGACAGGCCTCTTCAATCTCGGTGCCAATCGTCCGGAATCGGTTCATGATATCGCCATGTTACTTGGGCAACGGTTTAACGTACCTGTCATTTCGGCACCGGCCCGACCAGGCGATGTCTCAATGACTTGGAGTAATACCGAGGCGGCCCGGCAGACGTTTGGTTACGTTCCTTCCTTTACGCTCGCTGATGGAATCGAACGGATGATCACATGGCATCTCGAACGTCGGTGA
- a CDS encoding lysylphosphatidylglycerol synthase transmembrane domain-containing protein, with protein MASRTSVIRGVASVFLTLAALFLLLRFGLELPTAWRYIKTLTTSYWTLAATFSYALAFYVRAIAWRTADEKTAPTAVYLTSLYIGLAVNHLSPVKLGEAVRLLTARAIGSPLKRTTAILVAQRGIDLSVLGLFVAAGVLLGQTVWVAALALTGGLVLLLLVRRFIQAMPALIGYGLLAWVFESVAVACLFEGAEVTVPFPVILVAMSAGVLSGIAQFTPGGLGTYELAMGTVLHLSGVPNPYELALMTHLFKYAFAFLAPVYVLIRHFKTVQLLFSQFKKHNTKG; from the coding sequence ATGGCATCTCGAACGTCGGTGATCCGTGGAGTTGCGAGCGTCTTCTTGACGTTGGCAGCTCTTTTTTTACTTCTGCGATTCGGCTTGGAACTGCCGACTGCCTGGCGCTATATCAAAACATTGACGACTTCTTACTGGACGCTGGCCGCAACGTTCAGCTACGCACTTGCTTTTTATGTCCGGGCGATTGCCTGGCGGACAGCCGATGAAAAAACGGCTCCGACAGCTGTCTATCTGACGAGTCTCTATATCGGACTGGCTGTTAATCATCTATCCCCCGTCAAGCTTGGGGAAGCGGTCCGCTTGTTGACAGCCCGTGCCATTGGCAGTCCTCTCAAACGGACGACCGCCATTTTGGTCGCACAACGCGGGATCGACCTATCCGTACTCGGTCTTTTCGTGGCGGCCGGGGTATTATTAGGACAAACCGTTTGGGTCGCTGCCTTGGCACTCACAGGAGGTCTCGTCCTCTTACTGCTCGTTCGCAGATTCATCCAAGCGATGCCGGCATTAATCGGATACGGTCTGCTCGCTTGGGTTTTTGAATCCGTTGCCGTCGCTTGTCTTTTCGAAGGCGCCGAAGTGACCGTTCCTTTTCCCGTCATTCTCGTCGCGATGAGCGCCGGGGTCCTGTCCGGCATCGCCCAATTCACACCGGGCGGGCTCGGGACGTATGAACTTGCCATGGGAACCGTCCTGCACCTGTCTGGTGTTCCGAACCCGTATGAGCTTGCCTTGATGACCCATCTCTTTAAATACGCGTTTGCGTTTTTAGCGCCGGTTTATGTACTCATCCGTCATTTTAAGACGGTTCAATTACTGTTTTCCCAGTTCAAGAAGCACAACACGAAAGGATGA
- a CDS encoding alkaline phosphatase family protein, which produces MKSASRFEKVAARMWNLLNEGKPFTPIFTLGVFLSYTLLVQGSLSGAGFGFLVTLPLLVLYWKFDFPLFLRNYLWLPLIVWLFIEGTDSRLLPLFAYGAGLYFFFTVFFWGTIYYHLRIGTDWLNFTRFWKLVLKNSDSTSGNAQEQLPKVGLLLAYWQTASIEQTLDWSYLWFPLGLFLFAWILHHYLFDWKPKLPTESTVDAPVPGSSKVYVLIVDGMRKDRYMAANTFFLERLRQEGTEYTNMETVYPARTVVCFSSMFTGARPEEHGIHSNMVWNTTGVKTDTVFDRLRDVGKTGKILGIAHLVDAFGSKDVHTVTAVMHNDIADRNIIDRAKQIVRDEDPDLLAIQLIGTDQTGHSRGTLYSEYVQKIEEADALLAEFCDDLDRLGKLDDATLIVMADHGQADGIGGHGHLDEGERFVPFWMYGKHVHAGLKVDTHRHILSLGPTITKLLGAAIPHDSRGVLLTEAFKEESS; this is translated from the coding sequence ATGAAAAGTGCTTCCCGCTTTGAAAAAGTTGCCGCACGGATGTGGAACTTACTGAATGAAGGTAAACCCTTCACACCGATTTTTACACTGGGTGTTTTCCTGAGCTATACGCTTTTAGTTCAAGGTTCACTCAGCGGTGCCGGCTTCGGTTTCCTCGTGACACTGCCGCTGCTCGTTTTATATTGGAAGTTTGATTTCCCGTTATTTTTACGGAACTATCTTTGGCTGCCTTTGATTGTCTGGCTATTTATAGAAGGAACGGATTCCCGTCTGCTCCCGCTATTCGCGTACGGCGCCGGTCTCTACTTCTTCTTTACCGTCTTTTTCTGGGGAACGATTTATTATCATCTCCGGATCGGGACCGACTGGTTGAATTTCACCCGGTTTTGGAAGCTCGTTCTAAAGAACAGTGACTCAACAAGCGGAAACGCCCAGGAACAACTGCCGAAAGTCGGATTGTTGCTTGCCTATTGGCAAACGGCTTCAATCGAACAGACGCTTGACTGGTCTTATCTCTGGTTTCCGCTCGGACTGTTCCTGTTCGCTTGGATCCTGCATCATTATCTGTTTGATTGGAAACCGAAATTACCGACGGAGTCGACCGTCGATGCACCGGTTCCCGGTTCGTCGAAAGTTTATGTCCTGATTGTCGACGGCATGCGGAAAGATCGTTATATGGCAGCAAACACTTTTTTCCTTGAGCGATTGCGCCAGGAAGGAACGGAGTATACGAACATGGAGACGGTCTATCCGGCCCGGACCGTCGTCTGCTTCAGCTCGATGTTCACAGGCGCACGACCGGAAGAACACGGGATCCATTCGAACATGGTCTGGAACACGACCGGTGTCAAAACAGACACGGTCTTCGATCGACTGCGTGACGTCGGCAAGACCGGTAAGATTCTCGGTATCGCCCATCTCGTCGATGCGTTCGGTTCTAAAGACGTGCATACCGTGACAGCCGTCATGCATAACGATATCGCCGACCGGAACATCATCGACCGCGCCAAACAGATCGTCCGGGACGAAGATCCGGATTTACTGGCGATTCAATTGATCGGAACCGATCAGACCGGTCACAGCCGCGGCACCCTTTATTCCGAATATGTGCAAAAAATCGAAGAGGCGGATGCCTTGTTGGCTGAGTTTTGTGACGATTTGGACCGGCTTGGTAAGCTCGACGATGCAACACTGATTGTCATGGCGGATCACGGACAAGCCGACGGAATCGGCGGTCACGGTCATCTCGATGAAGGAGAACGGTTTGTTCCGTTCTGGATGTACGGCAAACACGTCCATGCCGGTCTGAAAGTTGATACACACCGGCATATCCTGTCACTTGGACCAACGATTACGAAGTTGCTTGGTGCTGCTATCCCGCACGACAGCCGCGGTGTCTTACTGACGGAAGCCTTTAAGGAGGAATCCTCATGA
- a CDS encoding glycosyltransferase family 2 protein, translating into MKKIVVFLPAHNEEVSLPLVLKRIPAEIDGLPVETIVIDDGSTDATSDIARRHGAHVYRFFDNQGLGAAVREGLLRSYEHGASVAVMIDADNEYPADQIPDVVRPILAGKADYVFGSRFLGTVDGMRLYRYIGNHVFTWLQCLLLKQRIYDGQSGMRAFSRAACNHAEIIHDYNYAQVLTLNLVRKGFRLHEVPIRYRVREAGKSFIRLNYVQRVLPAIYREWRRPVVRLSAEERFERKEHLG; encoded by the coding sequence ATGAAAAAAATCGTCGTCTTTCTTCCGGCCCATAACGAAGAAGTCTCCTTGCCGCTTGTCTTAAAACGCATTCCGGCTGAAATTGACGGGCTTCCCGTCGAGACCATCGTCATTGATGACGGTTCGACGGATGCGACCTCGGACATTGCACGGCGCCACGGCGCACACGTCTATCGCTTTTTCGACAACCAGGGACTCGGTGCGGCTGTCCGCGAAGGACTGCTCCGGTCTTACGAGCATGGGGCAAGCGTCGCGGTCATGATCGATGCGGACAATGAATATCCGGCTGACCAGATTCCGGATGTCGTCCGACCGATCCTCGCGGGTAAAGCGGACTATGTGTTCGGTTCCCGTTTCTTAGGGACCGTTGACGGGATGCGCCTGTACCGCTATATTGGAAATCATGTTTTCACCTGGTTACAGTGTCTGTTGCTGAAACAGCGGATTTATGACGGACAAAGCGGGATGCGGGCCTTTTCCCGTGCAGCGTGTAACCATGCAGAAATCATCCACGACTACAACTACGCTCAAGTCCTGACACTGAACCTTGTCCGGAAAGGCTTCCGGTTGCACGAAGTTCCGATTCGTTACCGTGTGCGCGAAGCCGGTAAGTCCTTTATCCGTTTGAATTATGTCCAGCGTGTCTTACCTGCGATTTATCGGGAATGGCGTCGCCCCGTCGTCCGCTTATCCGCTGAAGAACGTTTTGAACGAAAGGAGCATCTTGGATGA
- a CDS encoding FTR1 family protein produces the protein MDFQAFLITLRECLEAVLIVGLILGYLDRLNAPQYKKWVYAGVGLALLASLGVAFLFQVVFTSFASFGSDTYLRLGIMIISVFLLTHMVLWMGKEAKENQQASQAKVAAAVSTGSAITMIVHSFLVIVREGIETVFFFAAISGGEIEKVLTSYGAVSGLLLALIFGYLFVSGTMKIPVKRFFQVTGVLILFIAAGMLVQTIGRFQDLGLLGSLLTNADGTPAALYNIVAFMPEHYIDQVQYLRDTGNTTLISGQIGTFMGAMFGYSHNPSIEQVIAWWGYFAFAGFMLTRQNRTSKTAKKLQEVS, from the coding sequence ATGGATTTTCAGGCGTTTTTAATCACCCTTCGCGAATGTCTCGAAGCCGTCCTGATCGTCGGCTTGATTCTCGGTTATCTCGATCGGCTCAATGCACCACAATATAAAAAATGGGTCTACGCCGGTGTTGGACTTGCCTTACTCGCGAGTCTGGGTGTCGCCTTCCTGTTCCAGGTCGTCTTTACGAGTTTCGCAAGCTTCGGCAGCGATACGTATTTACGTCTTGGAATCATGATCATCTCGGTTTTCCTCTTGACGCACATGGTCCTTTGGATGGGCAAGGAGGCGAAAGAGAACCAGCAGGCTTCACAGGCGAAAGTCGCGGCTGCCGTCTCGACCGGCAGTGCGATTACGATGATCGTCCATTCGTTCCTCGTCATCGTCCGGGAAGGGATCGAAACGGTCTTCTTCTTCGCCGCGATTTCCGGCGGTGAAATCGAAAAAGTCCTGACGAGCTACGGTGCCGTCTCCGGTCTCCTGCTCGCCTTGATTTTCGGTTACCTGTTCGTTTCCGGGACGATGAAGATTCCCGTCAAGCGCTTTTTCCAAGTGACCGGCGTCTTGATTTTATTCATTGCAGCGGGCATGCTTGTGCAAACGATTGGCCGGTTCCAGGATCTCGGCTTGCTCGGCAGTCTGTTGACGAATGCGGACGGAACACCGGCTGCGCTTTACAATATCGTCGCTTTCATGCCGGAACACTACATCGATCAAGTCCAGTATTTGCGGGACACGGGCAATACGACTTTGATCAGCGGACAAATCGGCACGTTCATGGGTGCGATGTTCGGCTACAGCCACAACCCATCCATCGAGCAGGTCATCGCGTGGTGGGGATACTTCGCCTTTGCCGGTTTTATGTTAACACGTCAAAATCGGACGTCAAAAACCGCTAAGAAACTGCAGGAGGTCTCATGA
- a CDS encoding phosphotransferase family protein, which translates to MSIIGSGNTAMIQKESETIVRKQFHDSIPFAAIQQEFQNHQRIRHNFPMTPQVYDCVNRSIRMEYLSGEPLGDLMQCHPFRIWRYMTKMVISQKLLHALSIAGLPLLQERYPDHDRLVGGTALCHGDFHPYNLLLVKEELYVIDWMDASIGNPLMDVARTFLLIRYGGRMSLRNPAERISRFILSHLYRVCYFKRIRKVTGFKGCLRLCAASRLEEQITPVESVLLQRFLK; encoded by the coding sequence ATGAGTATTATTGGAAGCGGAAATACGGCGATGATCCAGAAAGAAAGCGAGACGATTGTTCGAAAACAGTTTCACGATTCTATTCCATTCGCTGCCATTCAACAGGAATTTCAAAATCATCAACGGATTCGTCATAATTTTCCGATGACCCCTCAAGTCTATGACTGTGTCAATCGATCCATTCGCATGGAGTATCTGTCAGGGGAACCGCTCGGTGACCTGATGCAATGTCATCCGTTTAGGATTTGGCGTTACATGACAAAAATGGTCATATCACAAAAACTTCTTCATGCATTATCCATTGCCGGCTTACCGCTTTTACAGGAACGGTATCCTGATCATGATAGGCTAGTAGGAGGCACTGCTTTGTGTCATGGCGATTTTCATCCATATAATCTATTACTCGTAAAAGAAGAACTGTACGTTATCGATTGGATGGATGCCTCTATCGGCAATCCACTGATGGACGTCGCCCGTACTTTTTTATTGATTCGCTACGGAGGACGAATGTCTTTACGAAACCCGGCAGAACGTATTTCCCGCTTCATCCTCAGTCATTTGTACCGTGTCTGTTACTTTAAGCGCATCAGAAAAGTCACCGGATTTAAGGGTTGTTTACGGTTGTGTGCAGCTTCTCGTTTGGAAGAGCAGATTACGCCTGTCGAATCCGTTCTGTTACAACGTTTTTTAAAGTGA
- a CDS encoding GNAT family N-acetyltransferase, producing the protein MIRQATANDADQIAPLIEQAIHEIAETLTGTQEKELILERLELFVTQTGNRLSHENILVKELDGRVVGIVITYAGFDAARLDEPIKRQLREWTGQDVQIDQETEGDVFYLDTLSVDAAYGGKGIGSELLQAAADEGERRGLRAFTLNADQTNAGAQRLYRRLGFVPVKTIEISGGQFDYMERPYST; encoded by the coding sequence ATGATCAGACAAGCGACTGCGAATGACGCGGATCAAATCGCGCCGTTGATTGAACAGGCGATTCATGAAATTGCCGAGACGCTGACCGGAACGCAGGAGAAGGAATTAATTTTGGAGCGGCTCGAGCTGTTTGTTACGCAAACCGGAAACCGGTTGAGTCACGAGAATATCCTTGTCAAAGAACTCGACGGACGTGTCGTCGGCATCGTCATCACGTATGCCGGATTTGATGCAGCGCGGTTGGATGAACCGATTAAGCGTCAGCTCCGCGAGTGGACAGGACAGGACGTGCAAATTGATCAGGAGACGGAAGGTGATGTCTTTTATCTCGATACGTTATCCGTTGATGCAGCATACGGTGGAAAGGGAATCGGGTCTGAACTATTGCAGGCAGCGGCGGACGAAGGCGAACGGCGTGGATTACGGGCCTTTACGTTAAATGCGGATCAGACAAATGCGGGGGCGCAACGATTGTATCGACGTCTTGGATTCGTACCGGTCAAGACGATTGAAATCAGTGGTGGACAATTTGACTATATGGAACGACCGTATTCAACTTGA
- a CDS encoding YitT family protein, with product MKRIITILAGTLLMAFGYYTLNEQFGLAEGGFIGLSLLGRYFFDINPSISMIVLDIPFFIGALYFKGKRFVGEALISASALSLFYEMWYRLDLFHFPEQAWPATLIAAVASGIVTGYGLGLVLKSGAATGGDDLLSMGLSKLTGLSIGTILFSLDAVVLVISLVYLPLSLTLYTLLAVAIAGRVVSVMTREPVEVAIPVTELK from the coding sequence ATGAAACGAATTATTACCATCTTAGCCGGAACGCTGCTTATGGCGTTTGGCTACTACACCTTGAATGAACAATTTGGTTTGGCAGAAGGCGGATTTATCGGGTTATCATTGCTCGGACGCTACTTTTTTGACATCAATCCATCGATTTCGATGATTGTACTCGATATTCCATTTTTTATCGGAGCACTCTATTTTAAAGGCAAACGGTTTGTCGGGGAAGCGCTGATTTCAGCAAGCGCCTTGTCTCTGTTTTACGAAATGTGGTACCGACTGGATCTGTTTCATTTTCCGGAACAGGCCTGGCCGGCAACGCTGATTGCGGCCGTCGCAAGCGGTATCGTGACCGGATATGGTCTCGGACTCGTCTTGAAAAGCGGCGCGGCAACAGGAGGCGACGATTTATTGTCGATGGGTCTCAGTAAGCTGACCGGCTTATCGATCGGGACGATTTTATTTAGTCTTGATGCCGTGGTCCTTGTCATCTCACTCGTCTATCTGCCGTTGAGCTTAACGTTATATACGTTGCTTGCCGTCGCGATTGCGGGGCGTGTTGTTTCAGTGATGACGCGTGAACCGGTTGAGGTAGCAATTCCGGTAACAGAGTTGAAATGA
- a CDS encoding FAD-dependent oxidoreductase → MKVAVIGCTHAGTAAVKELTSQHEQLDITVYERNDNVSFLSCGIALHVGGVVEHAESLFYSSPDELAELGADMRLKHDVLEIDSTNQTIVAKNLVTGETVYDTYDKLIMTTGSWPIIPMLPGIELNQIELCKNYHHAQTIIKKATDAQRITVVGAGYIGAELVEAFEAYGKDVTFIDSADRILNKYLDRSFTDIIENELTDRGIRLELNQTVQSFTGVDGNVTQVVTDKGTFETDLVILCVGFRPSTELLKGQIDMLPNGAIIVDEYMRTSNPNIFAAGDSCAVYYNPARTHAYIPLATNAVRMGTLVGKNLLAPTIRYQGTQGTSGLRLYDLNIASTGLTEDAAPFFGLEVASTTVQDAYRPEFMPTAENVQLKLVYETTTHRLVGAQIISKVDLTQAMNTLSVAIQNDMTLEELAFVDFFFQPHYNKPWNLLNQAALQGMNELTSERV, encoded by the coding sequence ATGAAAGTAGCAGTCATCGGTTGTACACACGCAGGAACAGCAGCAGTTAAAGAATTGACTTCACAGCACGAGCAATTGGATATCACCGTTTATGAACGAAACGATAACGTCTCTTTCCTCTCTTGCGGTATCGCGCTTCACGTCGGTGGCGTCGTCGAGCATGCGGAGTCGCTGTTTTATTCTTCACCGGATGAACTGGCTGAGCTTGGTGCAGACATGCGCTTAAAACATGATGTTCTCGAAATCGACAGCACGAATCAAACGATTGTTGCCAAAAACCTCGTAACGGGTGAAACCGTTTATGATACGTACGATAAATTGATCATGACGACGGGTTCATGGCCGATCATTCCGATGTTACCGGGTATTGAACTCAATCAAATCGAGCTTTGTAAAAACTATCACCATGCCCAAACAATCATCAAAAAAGCGACGGATGCCCAGCGAATCACAGTCGTCGGTGCCGGTTATATCGGTGCCGAACTGGTTGAAGCGTTTGAAGCATACGGTAAAGACGTCACGTTCATCGACAGTGCCGACCGGATTTTAAATAAATACCTGGATCGTTCATTCACCGACATCATCGAAAACGAATTGACGGATCGCGGCATTCGTTTGGAACTGAACCAGACTGTTCAAAGCTTTACCGGTGTTGATGGAAACGTCACACAAGTCGTCACGGATAAAGGAACGTTTGAAACGGATCTCGTCATTCTCTGTGTTGGTTTCCGACCAAGCACGGAATTGTTAAAAGGACAAATCGACATGTTACCGAACGGTGCCATCATCGTCGACGAATATATGCGGACAAGTAATCCGAACATCTTTGCTGCCGGTGACAGCTGTGCCGTCTATTACAATCCGGCCCGGACACATGCATATATTCCACTCGCAACGAATGCCGTCCGTATGGGGACACTTGTCGGGAAAAACCTGCTTGCTCCGACAATCCGTTACCAGGGGACGCAAGGTACATCCGGTCTCCGCTTGTATGACTTGAACATTGCTTCGACCGGTCTGACGGAAGATGCCGCTCCATTCTTCGGTTTGGAAGTAGCGAGTACGACGGTTCAGGATGCCTACCGTCCTGAGTTCATGCCGACAGCTGAAAATGTCCAATTGAAACTCGTCTATGAAACAACGACTCACCGCCTTGTCGGGGCGCAGATTATCTCAAAAGTTGATTTGACACAAGCCATGAACACGTTATCGGTAGCCATTCAAAACGACATGACGCTCGAAGAATTGGCTTTCGTCGACTTCTTCTTCCAGCCCCATTACAACAAACCGTGGAACTTACTGAACCAAGCAGCTTTACAAGGCATGAATGAGCTGACATCGGAACGCGTTTAA
- a CDS encoding SDR family oxidoreductase, whose translation MSQSNNPLTQYFNDDFPKQYQEAPAVQAKMEPVPDCGEESYKGSGKLKGKKALITGGDSGIGRAAAIAYAREGADVFLNYLPEEQQDAEEVKALVEAAGQKAYLLAGDLSDETFCQQLVKEAHESLGGIDILALVAGKQQAVEDIMDLSTEQLRKTYEINVFSLFWVVKAALPLLKEGASIITTTSVQGYNPSANLLDYASTKFAINGFTRGLAKQVAPKGIRVNSVAPGPIWTPLQISGGQPSENIPEFGQETPLKRSGQPVELSSVYVFLASDDASYVTAQIYGVTGGIELA comes from the coding sequence ATGTCACAGTCTAACAATCCACTTACACAATATTTCAATGATGACTTCCCGAAACAATATCAGGAGGCGCCGGCTGTCCAGGCAAAAATGGAACCCGTTCCCGATTGTGGTGAAGAAAGCTACAAAGGATCCGGTAAATTAAAAGGGAAAAAAGCCTTAATCACAGGAGGCGATTCCGGAATCGGCCGTGCCGCTGCCATTGCTTATGCCCGTGAAGGTGCCGATGTGTTCCTCAATTATCTTCCGGAAGAACAGCAAGACGCGGAAGAAGTCAAAGCACTCGTCGAAGCAGCCGGTCAAAAGGCATACTTACTTGCCGGTGACCTCAGTGACGAAACATTCTGTCAACAACTCGTCAAAGAAGCACACGAATCTCTTGGCGGAATTGATATTTTGGCACTCGTCGCCGGTAAACAACAAGCTGTCGAGGACATCATGGACCTGTCGACGGAACAGCTCCGCAAAACATATGAAATCAACGTCTTTTCACTGTTTTGGGTCGTTAAAGCTGCCCTTCCGTTATTAAAAGAAGGGGCTTCCATCATTACGACGACTTCGGTTCAAGGCTACAACCCAAGTGCGAACTTACTCGATTACGCGTCAACAAAATTTGCCATCAACGGCTTCACGCGCGGACTTGCGAAACAAGTCGCGCCAAAAGGCATCCGCGTCAACTCGGTCGCACCGGGTCCAATCTGGACACCATTGCAAATCTCAGGTGGTCAACCAAGCGAAAACATTCCGGAATTCGGACAGGAAACACCGCTTAAACGGAGCGGCCAACCGGTCGAACTGTCGAGCGTCTATGTCTTCCTCGCTTCGGATGATGCCAGTTATGTGACGGCGCAAATTTATGGTGTCACAGGCGGAATCGAACTCGCTTAA
- a CDS encoding DapH/DapD/GlmU-related protein → MTEKEKMIQGQLYLAGDAELVADRKRAQMLCHQFSQLSIEELPARKSLLQELFQIEQTDFYIEPSFKCDYGYNITLGARFYANYDCVLLDICPITIGDNCMLAPGVHIYTATHPLDPVERNSGYEFGKPVVIGDNVWIGGRAVITPGVTIGDNAVIAAGSVVVKDVAPNTVVGGNPARFIKSI, encoded by the coding sequence GTGACGGAAAAAGAAAAAATGATTCAAGGTCAATTGTATTTAGCCGGTGACGCGGAACTGGTCGCTGACCGGAAACGGGCCCAGATGCTTTGCCATCAATTTAGCCAACTCAGCATCGAAGAGTTGCCTGCCCGAAAGTCGCTCCTCCAGGAATTATTCCAGATTGAGCAGACAGATTTTTATATCGAACCGTCCTTTAAGTGTGATTACGGCTACAACATCACGCTCGGCGCGCGGTTTTATGCCAATTACGATTGTGTTCTGCTCGACATTTGTCCGATTACAATCGGCGACAACTGTATGCTCGCTCCGGGCGTCCACATTTATACAGCGACGCATCCTTTAGATCCCGTCGAACGCAACAGCGGTTATGAATTCGGGAAACCGGTTGTCATCGGCGACAACGTCTGGATCGGCGGACGTGCCGTCATCACGCCGGGCGTAACGATCGGGGACAATGCCGTCATCGCGGCCGGAAGTGTCGTCGTCAAAGATGTCGCCCCAAACACTGTCGTCGGCGGGAATCCTGCCCGTTTCATCAAATCGATTTGA